From a single Nicotiana tabacum cultivar K326 chromosome 8, ASM71507v2, whole genome shotgun sequence genomic region:
- the LOC107791752 gene encoding 2-isopropylmalate synthase B, producing MASITINHSFSRNPNISFHPQNPLIQTQALFNFKPSISKCSPIIHCAIRRRPEYTPSHIPDPNYIRIFDTTLRDGEQSPGATMTTKEKLDVARQLAKLGVDIIEAGFPASSEADLEAVKLIAKEVGNGVNEEGHVPVICGLARCNKRDIDKAWEAVKYAKKPRIHTFIATSEIHMKFKLKMSRDEVVEKARSMVAYARSIGCEDVEFSPEDAGRSDPEFLYHILGEVIKAGATTLNIPDTVGYTVPSEFGKLIADIKANTPGIGDVIISTHCQNDLGLSTANTLAGACAGARQVEVTINGIGERAGNASLEEVVMALKCRGEQVLGGLYTGINTQHILMSSKMVEEYTGLHVQPHKAIVGANAFAHESGIHQDGMLKHKDTYEIISPEDIGLNRVNESGIVLGKLSGRHALQAKMLELGYDIEGKELEDLFWRFKSVAEKKKKITDDDLIALMSDEVFQPQFVWQLENVQVTCGSLGLSTATVKLIDADGQEHVSCSVGTGPVDAAYKAVDLIVKVPVALLEYSLNAVTEGIDAIASTRVLIRGENGHTSTHALTGETVHRSFSGTGADMDIVISSVRAYIGALNKMLSFRKLVSKHSKPEGSAVV from the exons ATGGCGTCTATCACCATAAACCATTCATTTTCCCGTAACCCTAACATCTCATTCCATCCCCAAAATCCTCTCATTCAAACCCAAGCtctcttcaatttcaaaccatcAATCTCCAAATGTTCCCCTATTATCCACTGCGCAATCCGCCGTCGACCCGAATATACCCCGAGCCACATTCCCGACCCGAACTACATTCGCATCTTCGACACCACTCTCCGCGACGGCGAACAATCCCCAGGCGCCACAATGACCACAAAAGAAAAACTCGACGTTGCGCGTCAGTTAGCTAAGCTTGGTGTTGACATAATTGAAGCCGGTTTTCCTGCTTCTTCTGAAGCTGATCTCGAAGCTGTGAAATTAATAGCGAAGGAAGTTGGAAATGGTGTGAATGAAGAGGGACATGTTCCGGTAATTTGTGGACTTGCGAGGTGTAATAAGAGGGATATTGATAAGGCTTGGGAGGCTGTGAAGTATGCGAAAAAACCGAGGATTCATACGTTTATTGCGACTAGTGAGATACATATGAAGTTTAAGTTGAAGATGAGTAGAGATGAAGTTGTGGAGAAAGCTAGGAGTATGGTTGCTTATGCTAGGAGTATTGGTTGTGAGGATGTTGAATTTAGCCCAGAAGATGCTGGAAG ATCCGATCCAGAGTTCCTCTATCATATCCTTGGAGAGGTCATCAAAGCTGGGGCAACAACCCTTAACATCCCTGATACTGTTGGATACACTGTTCCCAGCGAATTTGGAAAATTGATTGCTGATATAAAGGCCAATACCCCAGGAATTGGAGATGTGATCATCTCAACACACTGCCAGAACGATCTTGGGCTTTCTACTGCCAACACCTTAGCT GGAGCATGCGCAGGTGCAAGACAAGTAGAAGTGACCATCAACGGAATCGGTGAAAGAGCTGGAAATGCTTCTTTGGAGGAG GTTGTAATGGCCTTAAAATGTCGTGGAGAGCAAGTACTAGGTGGCCTGTATACAGGAATTAATACACAACATATACTCATGTCAAGCAAGATG GTAGAGGAGTACACCGGGCTTCATGTGCAGCCACACAAGGCCATTGTTGGAGCTAATGCGTTTGCTCATGAAAGTGGCATCCATCAG GATGGAATGTTAAAACACAAAGATACATATGAGATTATATCTCCTGAAGATATTGGGCTTAACCGAGTTAATGAATCTGGCATCGTCCTTGGGAAACTCAG TGGGCGTCATGCTTTGCAAGCCAAAATGCTCGAG CTTGGATACGATATTGAGGGAAAAGAACTTGAGGACCTCTTTTGGCGATTCAAATCTGTGGCCGAGAAGAAAAAG AAAATTACAGATGATGACCTGATAGCATTAATGTCAGATGAAGTTTTCCAGCCTCAATTTGTTTGGCAACTTGAAAATGTACAG GTTACATGTGGAAGTCTTGGCCTTTCTACGGCAACTGTTAAGCTCATTGACGCTGATGGTCAAGAGCATGTTTCTTGTTCTGTTGGAACGGGGCCAGTTGATGCGGCTTATAAGGCAGTTGATCTCATTGTAAAG GTACCTGTAGCACTCCTTGAATATTCCTTGAATGCAGTCACGGAAGGTATAGATGCCATAGCTTCAACCAGAGTTTTAATTCGTGGGGAGAATGGCCATACATCAACCCATGCTTTAACTGGAGAGACTGTACACCGTTCTTTTAG TGGAACCGGAGCAGATATGGATATTGTTATCTCCAGTGTCCGAGCCTATATTGGTGCATTGAATAAGATGTTGAGTTTCAGAAAGCTGGTATCGAAACACAGCAAACCTGAAGGCAGTGCAGTCGTATAG